Genomic DNA from Enterococcus saccharolyticus subsp. saccharolyticus:
ATCAATAGAATTTTCGATATCTTTTATCGATACTTTTTCATCGTCAAATTCTGCTCTTACCTTGCTTGAATTAAATAGTACCTTTACGCTCTCTTTATTTACCCCTTCTAAGGATTTCACACCGTTTTCTATTTTTTGCATACAAGATGGACAAGTTAATGTTTCTAATTGAATCGTTGCTTTTTGCATATTTCATTTCTCCTTTGATATATTTATCTATTTTAAATTGATTTAGATTAAAAATTTTACGAAAATTTTATTTTCATAATTTATAGCGAAGAAGTCTCATAGCATTTAGAATTACTACTAATATACTCGCTTCGTGTACTAACATACCGATTGACATATTCATCCATTCACTAAAGAATACGCTGGCAAGCAGGACTAATACAACTCCTACTGCAATAATTATATTTTGAAGCATATTATTAGCTGTTGCTTTTGTTAAACCTAGTGCATGTGGCAAGCGGCTGAAATCAGAGTTCATTAAAACAACATCTGAAGTTTCAATGGCTACATCTGTTCCACTTCCCATAGCAATTCCTATTTGTGCTAGAGCTAGTGAAGGACTATCATTTACTCCGTCCCCAACAAATGCAACAATTTGACCTCTTTCTTGCAGTGCTTTAATATATGCTGATTTATCTTCCGGCAACATGTGCCCGTGGGCTTCGGTGAGTCCAAGTTCACGCGCCACCAAATCCACGGTTCCTTGATTATCACCTGAAAGAACGACTAGATTTTTAACACCAAGTTTTTTCAGCTGTTGAAGATTTTCTTTGACACCAGGACGAATTTGATCACGAATTCCTATCAATGCCTTTAATTCACCATCAACGGATGTTAGAACCAGTGAATTTCCATTCTCCTCGAATCTGGCAATATCTCCTCGAACTTTTTCACTTAAAAGAACATTTTCTTGTTCCATCAATGCGACATTCCCGACCGCAACTCTATGACCTTCTACATGAGCTACAATTCCTCCGCCTTTGACAACCACCGTTTTTTCAACGGTATATGATTTTGTATCTCCAATATATTCCACAACCGCTTTTGCTAATGGATGATCGGATTCCTTTTCAACACTTGACAGATAAGCTAATACTTCGTCTACATTATCTGCATAAATTTCTTTATCCGCTACTTTAGGATTTCCTATTGTTAATGTTCCAGTTTTGTCAAATACCATGGTGTCTAGTCTGCTAAAATCACTAATTACCTCGCTACCTTTTAGAAGAACACTATGACGTGCTCCATTACCAATACCTGCAACATTTGAAACAGGGACACCGATTACCAATGCTCCTGGGCATCCTAAAACTAATATCGTGATTGCAAGTTCAATATCCCTTGAAATGAGCCCTACAATAAAAGAGAGACCTAAAACAGTAGGGGTATAATATTTAGAGAATCTATCAATAAAGCGTTCTGCCTCTGATTTTGAATCCTGTGCTTCTTCCACTAACTCAATGATTTTACCAAAAGTAGTGTCTTCACCTACACGGTCAGCTGTGATTTGCAGTGTGCCATTTTCTAAAATTGTTCCAGCATATACTCCTGAATCTTTCTTTTTGCTTACTGGAACTGCTTCACCTGTAATACTTGCTTCATTAATATGCCCTTCTCCTGTCAACACTGTACCATCAACTGGAATTTTTGCGCCCGTTTTAACAAGTAAAATATCACCGACATCAACCTCTTCTATTTCGACTTCTTCAAACTCACCATTTTTCAGTTGCTTTAGAGCAACTTCTGGCGCCATTTCAGTTAATTCTTTTATTGCAGAACGTGTTTTATTAAGTGTCCTTTGTTCTAAATAAGCTCCAAATAGAAATAAGAACGTAACGATTGCCGATTCTTCATAGTTCTTGATTATAAAAGCTCCGATAACTGCAATAGTAACTAAAACATCGATACTGACAACTTTGACCTTCAATGCTTGATACGCTTGGATAGCAATCGGTATAACTCCTAAAACGGAGGCAATTATTAGTGACCATATAGCTATAGGTTCGTTTTGAAATCCTAATTTACTAACATATGCAATTATTATTAAAATTGCACTTACTATTGTAATATGATTCTTTCTTCCTAAAATTAATTTTTGCATATACATACTCCTTCCTATTATGATTTTTATTAATTGTATCACTTGTTTCTTTTATGATTCATATGCTTTATCTAATTCTGCCAACAGGTTATATACAGCTTCATAGCTTTCACAAACATCATCTGGAACTGTATAATTGTCTGTAATTTTACGTAACTTTGCAAATTCATCTACTAAATCAGGTTTTCCACTTCCTGTATCTTTTAATTTTTTTGCAAGCTTATCATATACTTCACGAACTTGGTGAAATTCTGGATGATTGCCGCCATGAACTCTTGCTACAATTGGTACATACTGTGCCAATGTTTCTAAATCTGTTTCCTTGACTTGATTAAAATCTAATTTTTTCGACATGCTTTTTCCTTCTTTCTTTTTCTTTGGGTTGATTACATTATATAAGGGATTAAAAGATATTAACTTGATCTACATCAAGTTTGTTCTTTTTACGCAGAAAAATAGAACAGTTAGTATTTTTAACTTAATACCAACTGTTCTATTTTTTATTTTAAGATTATCTGCTATATCAGCAACAAACCATCTAAATCTAAAATCTCAATCTTTCTGTTTCTTTTTTGCTTTATATAACCTGCATCTTCAAAATCAACCAACGTTCTACTGATCGTTTCTGGCGTCGTTCCTAAATAAGAGGCTAAATCCTTTTTACTCATCGGTAATTCAATTTCTATTGGACTAACTCCGCCATCTGTACACTCTCCAAGAAACAACGCTAATCTAGCCGCCACTTTTTCGGTGACAAATCTGGTTGTTTGTTTTTCTGATATTTCCAGTCGGTTAGAAAACTCAGCTAAGATCTTCAAAGATATCGTAGGGTACTTTAATAAAAATTCTTGTAAGTCATTTTTGCTAATCACACATACATTGGTATCAATCATTGCTTCTGCATACGCTTCATGGATTGATTCACGAAACAGAGCTAATTCTCCTGTAAAATCTCCTGGATTTAAAATTCTCAATAATTGCTCTTTTCCAGACTCAGATAAACGGTAGATTCTAATTTTACCCTTACTTACAACATATAAGACATTAGATGTATCTCCTTCTCGATAAAGCACTTCACCTTTTTTATATGAAATGGACTTCATGACTTTCATTATTTCTTCCATCTGCTCTGCTTCAAGATGATTAAAGATTGGTACAACACAGATACATGAATTCTTTGAATTTGGCTCATGTCTGTGATGATGAATGTGTGAGGAAGTATTATGAGAACATTTCCTGATATCTTGTTTGCAATCCTTCTTCGACATTCAGATACTCCTTTCATAACATATTTTGGGACTTGTTTATTTATTTCCAAGTATATAATCAAAACAAGTCGTAGAATAATCAAGTGTAAGAAACTTACCGTTCTTCTTTAATAAACTTTCTATTAAATTTGCTATCTCTGCAAGTTTTTCATCTGTACTCATATTATTGAATGATGCTTGTCGGTTTGATATCTCAATAAACTTTTGATTGATTGAATCATCTATATCAACAGTTTACTAATATCATGTTTATGATAATCTGATTTAATAAAACCTTTATTTCTGATACTTCTATCTAACAAATATCTTATTGCAAATAAAAGATTTGTTTTTCCCGAATCGTTCATCCCGAATATCACATTTTTATTTGATAAGTCAATTTCAATAGAACTAAAATTACGAAAGTTTTCAATTACTAACTTTTTAAATTCCATAGTTACTCTCCAGCAAATTCTTATTATTCAGTTTAACTAACCGTTCCCGACCTAACTTCAACATCTCCTCCTCGACCTTACTCCATTCTCCGAAGAGGCAGTCTTGAAGAACTTCTGCTGCGGAATCTTTATCAGTTTCAGAATCATAGATACAAGCCCTATCTCTTTGGTAAATTTGAATTTGTTCAAAGAGTTTCTCACTTTCTAACTCCCTCAAGTTATCAACCAAGTTCTCAACAATCCCATCGTGGTGTTCTTTTGGTGTTGCTCTGGCCTGATTGGGATCGATGGCATAAAGTTCTTCGTAACGAATCAAGGTGCTGAGATAAGAAAGCTCTGATTTGGTACCAATTACAGCTAAAGAAACTTGGTAACCTTTAGAAGCTAATAATTGAGCAGTCTGACGAGGAACTTGAGTGGTACGCAAAGTCCCTTCAATCAGCAAATGATAGCCTTGCGTGCTGAGTTCATCAACCAACTGTTCTACCATTTTTCCTGCAAATCCCTTGGTATAGTCCACGCTGTCCTTGCCATACTTTTCTTGCAGGGCTAAGTAATTGGGATGCTGAGAACGGTAGCTGTCACCATCGATGATAATGATATTACCTTGAAATTCCTTCTGCTTGATACGATGTATCGTTGTCTTACCTGCCCCGCTTTGTCCACCAAGCAAGATAGCTTTCGGTTGACCTGGAATCGTCTTTCCTCGGGTTAAGGCCCGAATGGTTCGCTGCAAGGCCTTCTGAAACTCTTCCTCACTAAATTCTTCCAATCTCATTAAGCCACCACCCGATGATGCACCATGTCTAACATTCGCTCTATACCGTCTAAATAGCCATTGTAACGCTCAATTTCATCGAAGGTGTCAACTAAATAAATTTTCGTATTGATTAATTCAGCCAAATCATCACTCATGAGAATCCAAGGGTTGGCTTCATCATCAAAAGCAATATCCTGACTATCTTGATATCGATAGAGCTGCGATAAAATGGCTGCTCCACGTTCTTTTATCACTTCTACTTTTAAAGTCAATTGATAATCTTCAACAGGTGTTAACATCTTGTCCTCCCCTACAATATCGATATAAGAGACATTAAATTTCTGACAAATACGGTCGATAAGCTCTGTTGAAACCGTACTGGTCCCATTTTCATAACGACTCAGGCTATTGCGTGAAATCCCGACCATTTTCGCAAATTCTGGTTGTGTTAAATCGTGTGTATGGCGTAGTGATTTGATATTGTCTCCAATCATAGATAAAGACCTCCTCATATTTAATTTCATTATACCATAAAAAACGGATAACGCACCAAATATGGTGCGTTATCCGTTTTTAGGTTTCTTCGATTGCTTAAACTGCTCTATTCGCTTCTCAAACTGCTCAGTATTCAGTTTATTTTTCACTTCCTGGATTGACTTATCAAGACTTTGTTCCTCATCGGTTATAACGCTTTGAGATATTTCAACTCTCCTATCAGGCTTGAAATCTGGATCAAAAAACACATCTAGGAGTTTCTCTACTTTAGTTAGTTCAATATCTGACATGTATGCTTGTTTGCATCAATCACTTGTCTTTTCGTCCGAATATCAGCGCTGCTTGCTTTAAAATATCATTCTCCATCTCAAGTTGTTGGTTTCGTTTGCGTAAGGCTATAAGCTCTTTTTTCGTTGGGGTCAGATTATCGGCTTCTTTGAATGAACCTGTCTTTTTTGCCTGACGGACCCATTTGTCAAAAGACGATGGTGTTAGTTCATATTCTCTGATGATGTCGGCCCTTGGTTTTCCAGAGTTTAGTAAATCGACCATTTGTTGTTTAAATTCTTGCGTATATGTTCTGCGTTCTCTTCTTTGCGACATAACATGATTCCTCCAGTGTGTTTTCTTATAGTTTACACACCTTATCTTTTCTGTCTAGTTTATTGTAGCCTATCCAATATATTCTTCACGAATCTGAGACAGAGTTTTTCCAGTTTCTTTATGTACAGCAAAAACATAAGTCTGAACACTAGACCATCCATAAATCTCTTTCAACCATGCTTGCATAGACTTTTCTTCTCCGTTGACCATTACATTGCCATTGGAAAGAAGCCGCCCCTCATCTTCCCTCCCTTTAGCAACTATAATGTCTCCTTCTTTAACAACACCCCATTCAAGCATTAAATCTATTTTCGGTAGAGACCTACGTATAATTTTCTTTTCTCCAGATGCTGTTGCAATGAGCGATTTATCCATAAGATTCACATAATAATCATCATAATTAGTAACTGGGAGTAGCTTTTCTACATAGAAAAATAAATCTTCATTCAGCTTATACGGTGTTAGTCTATAACAACTCATATCAACATTGTTACTATTTAGCCAAGCAACTGCAGACAACGTTTGTTCATCAAAATCAGATGCCACCAGAATAATTCTTTGCTTTTCATTGAAATTTTTCTGTGCATCATTGACCTGAAGGAATTCATTCAACTTACGAATACCAAGTTCAAATGAAGTTAACTCTCCAAGTTCAAACTCACTTCTATATTTTTCAATGTATGGAGCATAAACTTTTTTTACTAAATCGTCGGTCTTTTCAATTGTTGCATAGCTCGCAGCATATCTTATTGCCTGAAACTCAAAAGCTTCTCTGCGATGCTCAATATCCTTGCGATCTCTCTTAATTTCAATAAGCACAATATTTCCGCTGTTATCTACCGCAGTCAAATCACTTCTTCCGTTCTTTTCATTTCTAACTTGCCTGCCAACAATAAGCATAGATTCCTCTTCATCACAGATCATATCAATGCTGTTTCTTAAAATTTCTTCTATGTCATTTTCTGTCATATTTAGTTCTGAAAAAGTGACCGGTTCTATTCTAGCGGCTTGCTTACCTTTAATACTGTACATGATCTCCCCCTCCTTAAAGTTCTATTTCATTCAGTAAATCCCTTAGTTTCTTAAGTTCGTCTGCACTTAAGGTTACACCCTTGCCCATCTTCTCATGTTCAGGTGCCCAATCTCTGATGTCATATTTAGGTTCCCTGTCATTCCAGCTGATTAAATTCAGTTCCTTTGACCAGCCCTTATTGTTTTCTGAAAGAGTGCCCACAGTTTCTTTAATTTCGTATTTTATTTCTGCCATATAATTCCCTCCGTTAATTATAGTTCTGTGTACTTCTTCGAATTTCCAAAGCTCTTTTCAACTGGATACTTCTGGTTGTTTTTTCCCAATTTATTTATGACCGCTTCATCCAAATTTATATTCATACTTCTGCACAGACTAATAAGATAAGTATAAATATCAGCTATTTCATCTGCAACAGCTTGTGTATCATTCGTATCAATCATATCATCTATCTCTTTATCAGTTTTCCATTGGAAGCACTCAAGGAGTTCACCTACTTCTGCACCTATTGCAATTGATAAATTTTTTGGAGTATGAAATTGCTCCCAATTTCTCTCTTTAATAAATTCAATAATTTGATCTTCAACTCTTTTATTCATAGAACCTCCATTAGATGGCACAATTTTTAATAATACGTTTTTTACTCCACATTTAGCAATCCATTAACAATATAATTTTGAGGTCTAAGACATAATTTGTTACTTAAATGACCTTTAATGTAATAAAACTTCCCTTGATTTTTTTCTTTATTAAATTCATAAACTCTGTAGAGATAGTAATTTGAATCTTGTAGCCCAGAAAATTCTAGTTCACTATCTGTAATATTAAAAGGAGTGTCACTATCACCTGTTGTAGTTTTAACTTCAATATGTTTCTCTCGGCCATCTAGCTCATATGATAAAATATCGTAACCTGCTCCATCACCTTCATCTTCAGAAATATGTTTTACTTTTTGTGCTAGATCTGCTCTACCATTCTTATTTAATAAATCAAATTCATAATTTAAAACCATTAATTCACCAGCATAACCAAGTTTCTTTTGATTTTTTGCCTTCTTTAAAAAATCGGTTTTTTTAGCAACAAATTCTCTTGGTTTTTGGTCTTTTGCAACAAAAGATGTTGGACACTCTTCTCTTTCAAGCAATGACTTAGTATAGTTTTCAATACTGCTTTCAATACCATCTAAATCATCTGCATCTTCTACTTTTTCAAATAGTCCCAGATCGGAGTTTACTATCAAATAGTCGTTTGTTTTTTCGATTGAGGATTCTCTTAATCTACCTTTTAATTCTCTATATACACCCAGTAATTTCTGCAAGTCCTGAATCAATTCTTTATCACTTAGTATATCATTAATATCATAAAATTTTCCGCAAATATGGCCCAATTCGTATCCTTCTGCCAAATTATTGTTTTTAATTCTAAGATCAATCGAATCATAGGAAAAATCAGTTAATGTCGATGATAATATATTTTTCCATGCACTTGATACCTGCTCAATCTTTTTTCGTCCCTCTTTAATTCCATATTTTTCTTTGAAATACGTCCAGCCCTGATTAAGTGAAATATATACGCCACTCATATCGGCACAAAATAGATACACAATGTCATAACCTTTGGTTGCAGTCATTGTAATGTCTTTATCAAAAATAGCAATCCACGGAATATCCGCCCAATTGCCTTTTCCAGGAGATCCTTCAACTTTGTATTTTAAAGTATCAATAGACGCTTCCTTTTCAATAATTTGACCAGAATTGACTCTTAGGTAATTTGCTAATTGATGCGCCTTAAATGATTCTTTTTTTGCACTATTGTACTCATCTAATATTTTTAATAATAGTTCTCTCAAAACCCATTCCTCCTAACCTTAGTTTAAAGGTTTATCACTACCTATAATGTTCAATCCTTTCATCAATCCGTTGTGAATTTCCCAGGCTCTTCTGCAACTCTGTCGGACCAGATAACTTCTTCATAAACATTTCCAGCCATTTTCTCTGCTTGCCTCATGACAATATTCATCGCTTTTAATGCTTGATCTGGTGGATAGTCATACTTGCTAAGAAGCCTCTTAATTACACGTCTCATGCTCGCTCTTGCACTTTTTCGAACACTCCAATCAATGGTGATATTATTTCTTATAGCCAAAGTTAATTCATGAGCGATTTTCCTAAGCGTTTCATCTTCCATGAGTTCTTTAACGATATCATCCGCTGTCAGTGCATCATAAAAAGCAATTTCATCGTCGCTTAGACCCAGTTCTGCCTCTTCCTCACGCATTTTTTTAATGTCATGGGCCATTCGTATAAGCTCTTCAATGACTTCAGCATTTGTAAGTGCTTGATTTCGATACTTGTTTAGAGCCTTCGTCAGCCTTTCAGAGAATTTTTCGGACTTCACAAGATTTCTCTTTTCCATGGTTTTGATGTTACCTTCTAATAGTTTCTTCAGCATTTCCACTGCTAAGTTTTTCTGTTTCATTTCCTGAACTTCTTTTAAGAACTCTTCAGAAAGGATTGAAATCTCAGGCCTCTTGATTCCCATAGCATCAAATACATCAATAACATCTTCTGAGATGATGGAGCGTTCCAGCATTTGATGAAGTCTTGCTTCCACTTCTCTTTTTGATAGGGGTGTATTTTCTTTTTCCTTTAGTTTTACAAGGCTGGCTTTAACTGCTTTAAAATAGCTGATTTCAAGAGCCTTTTCTTTCCCTTTATCAGTTGCAGCACATAGTGCATGAGCCTTTCCTAATTCAAGAGCTGTCTTTTTAAATTCCTTTTGGTCTTCTTCTTTCTTCCCAAGTATAAAGTCCATACCACCCACAATAGTTCTCATTCTTTCCACTTGAGAGTTGCCCATATATTTTGAGTAATCATAGCCATGCATCATGTCTCTTAATATTTCCAGTTTTTCAAGCATAACAGCAACCGCAACATCGGTATCAATACCGGTATTTTGACGATCCGTATTGGTGTATTGTTTTAAGGCGCTCTTTAAACTTTCTAAAATCCCGATATAGTCAACCACTACACCGCCTGATTTCTCTTTAAAGACGCGATTAACCCTTGCAATTGCTTGCATCAGGTTATGCCCCTTCATTGGCTTGTCAATATACATGGTATGCATAGATGGCACATCAAATCCAGTGAGCCACATGTCACGAACTATCACTATTTTAAGTTCGTCACTATTGTCCTTCATACGTTTGGCCAATAAATCCCTACGCTGTTTACCTCCTAGATGCTTCTGTAGCTTTTCATTATCTGCAGCACTACCAGTCATAACAACTTTTATTTTCCCTTTATCAATATCATCATGATGCCAATCAGGTCTCAGTGCTGTTATCGCCTCATAAAGCTCAACACAGATTCTTCGACTCATACAAACAACCATGGCTTTACCATCGATGCTCTTTGCTTTTTCTTCGTAATGATTGACGATATCTTCAGCAAGCTTTTTGACTCTGTTTGGAGAACCCACAATGGATTCCATTCTGGACCATTTGGCTCTGTTTTTATCCTTCTCAAATTCTTCCTGACCTTCTGTGATCTCTTCAAACTCATCATCAATTTTTGTCAGCTCTTCTTCATCTGTTTCCAGTTTAATAATGCGGTTTTCATAATAAATCCGAACCGTTGCTTCATCTTCTACCGCCTGGGTCATGTCATATGTATCGATGGTATGACCAAATATGGCTACAGTAGATCGATCTTCAAGATCAATCGGTGTCCCTGTAAAGCCGATAAAAGACGCATTAGGTAGTGCATCTCTTAAGTATTTAGCATAACCATAATTCACTTCACCGGTTTTAGAATCCACTTTGGCCTCTAATCCGTATTGGCTTCTGTGGGCTTCATCTGCGATGATGATGACATTCTTACGATCAGTGAGTACTAGCATCTCGCCATCTTCTGGTTTGAACTTTTGAATGGTGGTGAAGATAATCCCACCAGACTCTCTATCATTTAAAAGGTCATAAAGCCCATTAACCTCAGTGCTATTACCACCCACATAATTCGTTCTCTGGCTATCTGAAAGTTTTCTTACTGTTGCTTGTTTTGGAGTCTGACGCAGGATATCTTTTGATTTAGAGAAGGTTGTGAAAAGCTGATCGTCCAGGTCATTTCTATCAGTTATAACCACGATGGTTGGATTATTCAGTTCTCTCACAAGTCCACCGGTATAAAACACCATAGAAAAGCTCTTTCCCGAACCTTGTGTATGCCAAACAACACCGATCTTACGATCGCCGTCTTCCTTTGTCGCTTCTTTTGTTTTTTCAATCGCTTTCTTAACAGCAAAGTACTGATGATAGGCTGCTAGAATTTTAATGATGGATTTTTTATCCCCTATTCTCTTGCCTTCAAAATCCTTCTCCGCTTCTTTCGACTCCTGGAAAAGAATGAAGTTTTGAATAATATCTAATAATCTTTCTCTTTGGAACATGCCACCCAACAGCACTTCATACTGAGGCTCAGATAAAGGTGCAATATTCTCGCCATCAACGGTTCTCCAGTTCATGAACCACTCTTCATTGGAAGTAATAGTTCCAGCTTTTGCATTGATTCCATCTGAGATTACACAAAAAGCATTGTAATTAAATAGCGAAGGAATATCTCTCTTGTAAGTCTGAATCTGATTATAGGCACCCTCAATCCCTACATTTTCATCACTCGCAGACTTTAACTCAATGACCACAAGTGGCAGTCCATTCACAAAGACGATAAGGTCCGGTCTTCTTTCTTCATTTTCTATAATAGTAAATTGATTAACGACCACGAATTCATTATTGCTCATATTTTCAAAGTCTATAATATAGGCTCTTTTGGTGCGAATGTGGCCACCTTCATTAAAGGATACTTCTATCCCTTCTGTCATTAACTGATGAAAATATCGATTGTTTTCTTCCAGCATTGGGCTGTTGAATGTGATCAGTTGACGATAAGCATCATCAAGTGCTTCCCTTGGAATATCACGATTGATCTTAAAGAGTGCATCTTTAACTCTATGTGAAAGGATCACCTCACGATAATCTTTTCGCTCCTCATAATCCCCACCTAAAGAGATGTCTGGACCGAAGGCATAATCGTAGCCAAGACTTTCTAATATTTCAATAGCTGCTTCTTCAAGCATCGCCTCTGTAAAAATACCATTTACACTACTCATCACTACCACCTCCCAGACAATCTTTCATTTCAATTTGCATTTCCAATGCAGTTATTTGATTTATTTCTATTGTTTTATTAATCACCCCGCACCTCCACTTCTCCATTCATCTAACTAATCTTTAATGCGTACTATTTGAACAGCTTTTTTAGTGTCTTGAATATATCAAAGGATGTCCGATTGTATACTTTGTTGTAAACTGCTTTCTTAGGATTCCTCAGAAATCTATATCCCCTAGGCATCTTTATTCCTGCTCGGTGCACAACCTGTCTTTTGATGCTGGTTCTTGCAGAGATTCTTCTCTTTAAACTAGGTTTTCTAAAGCCAAACTTCATGATACGTCACCTTCCTCATTAAGTGGAACCCTGATTTCTCCGGACATAAGTTTGGGGAGGAGAGAGTCCCTTATTTTTATCAAGCTTTCTGTTTCTTCCTGCTTATTATTAATAAGTTCATACATATCGATAAACTTCTTTTCAAAATTTTTAAATATCTCTCTATTCGTTGGAAAAACTAGCTTTAGTTTCTTCACTTCGTCAAGAGTTACATATTCTTGTACAGAAGCTTTTTTTATCCCATGATACTGAGATTGAAAAAAATCTGACTTCAAAGTAAAATAAAAAAATTGAAATGATACATCTTTAGTTTTAAAGTTTATAAAATTGTAGTGTACTGCAATTGGTAAATCTCGTTTGCGAATCACAGCAACTAGACCGAGTGTTCCAATTCTTGATATAAGAACATCATTTTCTTCTGGCACCCAGCTCTTATGAACATTTTCAAAATCTTCTTTTGAAATATATTTCACATCTGTAACATCAATATGCCCCTTATTGATATTCCTTACATTCAAGAATGGAATTCCAAGATCAATTCTTTTAGGTTGATAGTTCGTACCTGGTTTTATATGTCTACACAACGAATCTATTTGCACTACTTCCCACCCCTTAGGAATCATCCCAAGCTCACTTTCAACCATCTCGCCGCCACTAGACTTATATGGTTCTCCGTCTTCATTGGGAAATTCGAAATCTACGAACCATTGCTTGAAAATTGTCTGTGCCATATTCTCAAGGGTTCTGTTTATTTGGTTGTTGACTTCGATTTTATCGTCCAGAGTTGAGAGGATATGGGCGATGGCTTTTTGTTCTTCTAATGGCGGCAAAACCATTCTTATACTATTTAGATTTGCTTTATTTAATTTTGGTTGTGCCGAACCAGTGATATACCCTGATAAATCCGATTTGTTCAAGAAATACT
This window encodes:
- the pezT gene encoding type II toxin-antitoxin system toxin PezT; translated protein: MRLEEFSEEEFQKALQRTIRALTRGKTIPGQPKAILLGGQSGAGKTTIHRIKQKEFQGNIIIIDGDSYRSQHPNYLALQEKYGKDSVDYTKGFAGKMVEQLVDELSTQGYHLLIEGTLRTTQVPRQTAQLLASKGYQVSLAVIGTKSELSYLSTLIRYEELYAIDPNQARATPKEHHDGIVENLVDNLRELESEKLFEQIQIYQRDRACIYDSETDKDSAAEVLQDCLFGEWSKVEEEMLKLGRERLVKLNNKNLLESNYGI
- a CDS encoding MrcB family domain-containing protein, giving the protein MRELLLKILDEYNSAKKESFKAHQLANYLRVNSGQIIEKEASIDTLKYKVEGSPGKGNWADIPWIAIFDKDITMTATKGYDIVYLFCADMSGVYISLNQGWTYFKEKYGIKEGRKKIEQVSSAWKNILSSTLTDFSYDSIDLRIKNNNLAEGYELGHICGKFYDINDILSDKELIQDLQKLLGVYRELKGRLRESSIEKTNDYLIVNSDLGLFEKVEDADDLDGIESSIENYTKSLLEREECPTSFVAKDQKPREFVAKKTDFLKKAKNQKKLGYAGELMVLNYEFDLLNKNGRADLAQKVKHISEDEGDGAGYDILSYELDGREKHIEVKTTTGDSDTPFNITDSELEFSGLQDSNYYLYRVYEFNKEKNQGKFYYIKGHLSNKLCLRPQNYIVNGLLNVE
- a CDS encoding AAA family ATPase, translating into MEFKKLVIENFRNFSSIEIDLSNKNVIFGMNDSGKTNLLFAIRYLLDRSIRNKGFIKSDYHKHDISKLLI
- a CDS encoding heavy-metal-associated domain-containing protein, with amino-acid sequence MQKATIQLETLTCPSCMQKIENGVKSLEGVNKESVKVLFNSSKVRAEFDDEKVSIKDIENSIDKLGYEVLKSQVKKI
- a CDS encoding nucleotide pyrophosphohydrolase; amino-acid sequence: MNKRVEDQIIEFIKERNWEQFHTPKNLSIAIGAEVGELLECFQWKTDKEIDDMIDTNDTQAVADEIADIYTYLISLCRSMNINLDEAVINKLGKNNQKYPVEKSFGNSKKYTEL
- the pezA gene encoding type II toxin-antitoxin system antitoxin PezA, whose protein sequence is MIGDNIKSLRHTHDLTQPEFAKMVGISRNSLSRYENGTSTVSTELIDRICQKFNVSYIDIVGEDKMLTPVEDYQLTLKVEVIKERGAAILSQLYRYQDSQDIAFDDEANPWILMSDDLAELINTKIYLVDTFDEIERYNGYLDGIERMLDMVHHRVVA
- a CDS encoding heavy metal translocating P-type ATPase produces the protein MQKLILGRKNHITIVSAILIIIAYVSKLGFQNEPIAIWSLIIASVLGVIPIAIQAYQALKVKVVSIDVLVTIAVIGAFIIKNYEESAIVTFLFLFGAYLEQRTLNKTRSAIKELTEMAPEVALKQLKNGEFEEVEIEEVDVGDILLVKTGAKIPVDGTVLTGEGHINEASITGEAVPVSKKKDSGVYAGTILENGTLQITADRVGEDTTFGKIIELVEEAQDSKSEAERFIDRFSKYYTPTVLGLSFIVGLISRDIELAITILVLGCPGALVIGVPVSNVAGIGNGARHSVLLKGSEVISDFSRLDTMVFDKTGTLTIGNPKVADKEIYADNVDEVLAYLSSVEKESDHPLAKAVVEYIGDTKSYTVEKTVVVKGGGIVAHVEGHRVAVGNVALMEQENVLLSEKVRGDIARFEENGNSLVLTSVDGELKALIGIRDQIRPGVKENLQQLKKLGVKNLVVLSGDNQGTVDLVARELGLTEAHGHMLPEDKSAYIKALQERGQIVAFVGDGVNDSPSLALAQIGIAMGSGTDVAIETSDVVLMNSDFSRLPHALGLTKATANNMLQNIIIAVGVVLVLLASVFFSEWMNMSIGMLVHEASILVVILNAMRLLRYKL
- a CDS encoding Crp/Fnr family transcriptional regulator produces the protein MSKKDCKQDIRKCSHNTSSHIHHHRHEPNSKNSCICVVPIFNHLEAEQMEEIMKVMKSISYKKGEVLYREGDTSNVLYVVSKGKIRIYRLSESGKEQLLRILNPGDFTGELALFRESIHEAYAEAMIDTNVCVISKNDLQEFLLKYPTISLKILAEFSNRLEISEKQTTRFVTEKVAARLALFLGECTDGGVSPIEIELPMSKKDLASYLGTTPETISRTLVDFEDAGYIKQKRNRKIEILDLDGLLLI
- a CDS encoding YdbC family protein translates to MAEIKYEIKETVGTLSENNKGWSKELNLISWNDREPKYDIRDWAPEHEKMGKGVTLSADELKKLRDLLNEIEL